Proteins from one Rosa chinensis cultivar Old Blush chromosome 7, RchiOBHm-V2, whole genome shotgun sequence genomic window:
- the LOC112179072 gene encoding serine/threonine-protein phosphatase 2A 65 kDa regulatory subunit A beta isoform: MAMVDEPLYPIAVLIDELKNEDIQLRLNSIRRLSTIARALGEDRTRKELIPFLSENNDDDDEVLLAMAEELGVFVPYVGGVEHANILLPPLETLCTVEETCVRDKAVESLGRIGAQMREQDLVEYFVPLVKRLAAGEWFTARVSSCGLFHIAYSSAPESIKTELRTIYNQLCQDDMPMVRRSAATNLGKFAATVEAAHLKTEVMSIFEDLTQDDQDSVRLLAVEGCAALGKLLEPQDCVAHILPVIVNFSQDKSWRVRYMVANQLYELCEAVGPEATRSDLVPAYVRLLRDNEAEVRIAAAGKVTKFCRILDPELAVQHILPFVKELSTDSSQHVRSALASVIMGMAPVLGKDATIEQLLPIFLSLLKDEFPDVRLNIISKLDQVNQVIGIDLLSQSLLPAIVELAEDRHWRVRLAIIEYIPLLASQLGVGFFDDKLGSLCMQWLNDKVYSIRDAAANNVKRLAEEFGPDWAMQHIVPQVLEMINNPHYLYRMTILHAISLLAPVMGSEITCSKLLPVVITASKDRVPNIKFNVAKVLQSLIPIVDQSVVEKMIRPCLVELSEDPDVDVRSFATQALQSSDVMMSN; encoded by the exons ATGGCTATGGTGGATGAGCCTCTATATCCAATTGCTGTTTTGATTGATGAGCTCAAGAACGAAGACATTCAACTGCGGTTGAACTCAATCCGCAGGCTCTCGACCATTGCTCGTGCATTGGGGGAGGACAGGACCAGGAAGGAACTGATTCCTTTCCTGAGCGAGAACAATGACGATGACGATGAGGTGCTTCTTGCAATGGCAGAGGAATTGGGGGTGTTTGTCCCCTATGTTGGCGGCGTAGAGCATGCCAATATTCTGCTCCCACCGTTGGAAACTCTATGCACTGTTGAGGAAACATGTGTGAGGGACAAGGCAGTGGAGTCGTTGGGTAGGATTGGGGCGCAAATGAGGGAACAGGACTTGGTTGAGTATTTCGTCCCTTTGGTCAAG AGGCTGGCTGCAGGCGAGTGGTTTACTGCTCGTGTTTCATCGTGTGGTTTGTTTCATATTGCTTACTCTAGTGCCCCTGAATCTATAAAAACTGAACTTCGAACTATATACAATCAATTGTGCCAAGATGACATGCCCATGGTTAGAAGATCTGCTGCAACTAACCTGGGAAAATTTGCTGCGACTGTTGAAGCTGCCCACCTCAAAACTGAGGTCATGTCTATATTTGAGGATTTGACACAGGATG ATCAAGATTCTGTTCGGTTATTGGCTGTCGAGGGTTGTGCAGCTCTTGGGAAGTTGTTGGAACCTCAAGATTGTGTTGCCCATATTCTTCCTGTCATTGTCAATTTTTCACAG GATAAGTCATGGCGTGTTCGTTACATGGTTGCAAATCAATTATACGAGCTGTGTGAAGCTGTTGGCCCAGAAGCCACCAG GTCAGACCTGGTGCCTGCCTATGTTCGTCTTCTTCGCGATAATGAGGCTGAGGTGCGGATTGCTGCTGCAGGAAAAGTAACCAAGTTTTGCCGAATTTTGGACCCAGAACTTGCCGTTCAGCACATCCTACCATTTGTTAAG GAATTGTCAACAGATTCATCCCAGCACGTTCGCTCTGCATTGGCTTCAGTGATAATGGGAATGGCACCAGTTTTAGGAAAG GATGCAACCATAGAGCAACTGCTGCCtattttcctttctcttctcaAAGATGAGTTTCCAGATGTCCGGCTGAACATTATTAGCAAGCTTGATCAAGTCAACCAG GTAATTGGAATTGATCTGCTGTCCCAGTCTCTACTGCCAGCAATTGTGGAACTGGCAGAGGATAGACATTGGAGGGTTCGGCTTGCGATAATAGAATATATCCCTTTATTGGCAAGTCAGTTGGGTGTGGGGTTTTTCGATGATAAGCTTGGTTCTCTTTGCATGCAGTGGTTAAATGATAAG GTTTACTCAATACGTGATGCAGCTGCTAATAATGTGAAGCGCCTTGCAGAAGAATTTGGCCCTGATTGGGCCATGCAGCATATAGTCCCACAG GTTTTGGAAATGATTAACAACCCTCACTATTTGTATCGGATGACCATTCTACATGCAATTTCCCTACTTGCCCCTGTTATGGGATCAGAAATTACTTGTTCCAAACTTCTACCGGTGGTTATCACTGCATCAAAAGATAG GGTtccaaacatcaagttcaatGTCGCCAAGGTGTTGCAGTCacttattcctatagttgatcaaTCT GTGGTGGAGAAGATGATTCGTCCCTGTTTGGTTGAGCTCAGTGAAGATCCAGACGTTGATGTAAGATCTTTTGCGACCCAAGCACTACAGTCAAGTGACGTCATGATGTCTAACTAG